The Streptomyces sp. NBC_01353 genome contains a region encoding:
- a CDS encoding TetR/AcrR family transcriptional regulator: MYTPLMTTSERLIEATRELLWERGYVGTSPKAIQQAAGAGQGSMYHHFTGKPDLALAAIRRTAEEMRATTEAVLGDGGSASARLEAYLLRERDVLRGCPVGRLTMDPDVVASEELRVPVEETLDWLRGRLAGVVQEGLDSGELTGPVDPAELAATIVATVQGGYVLARASGSPAAFDTAVRGLLALLSTLSSRTA, translated from the coding sequence ATGTACACTCCCCTCATGACGACGTCCGAGCGATTGATCGAGGCCACCCGGGAGCTGCTCTGGGAGCGCGGCTACGTGGGGACGAGCCCCAAGGCGATCCAGCAGGCCGCCGGTGCCGGGCAGGGCAGCATGTACCACCACTTCACCGGGAAGCCGGATCTGGCGCTCGCGGCGATCCGTCGTACGGCCGAGGAGATGCGGGCGACCACGGAAGCCGTCCTGGGCGACGGGGGCTCGGCGTCCGCGCGGCTGGAGGCGTATCTGCTGCGTGAGCGCGACGTGTTGCGCGGCTGCCCGGTCGGGCGGCTGACGATGGACCCGGACGTCGTCGCGAGCGAGGAACTGCGAGTTCCGGTCGAGGAGACGCTCGACTGGCTGCGCGGCCGACTCGCCGGCGTCGTCCAGGAGGGCCTGGACAGCGGGGAGTTGACCGGTCCCGTCGATCCGGCCGAGCTGGCGGCCACGATCGTGGCGACCGTGCAGGGCGGCTATGTACTGGCCCGCGCGTCCGGCTCCCCCGCTGCCTTCGACACCGCCGTCCGTGGCCTGCTCGCCCTGTTGTCGACCTTGTCGAGTCGTACCGCCTGA
- a CDS encoding ABC transporter ATP-binding protein yields the protein MTTTTTAAMRTARTAARVVDAVKVYGVGDTEVRALDGVSVGFPAGRFTAIMGPSGSGKSTLMHCAAGLDTLTSGAAFIGDTDLSALDDRRLTLLRRERIGFVFQAFNLLPTLTVAENITLPLDLAGTTPDRARLDTLIDTVGLRDRLHHRPSQLSGGQQQRVAVARAFAGDPDVVFADEPTGNLDSRSGEEVLRLLGRTVRQTGRTVVMVTHDPVAAAHADEVVFLADGRLVDRMTEPTAERVLDRLKAFDARSTTRGSGARSTTQGTVTS from the coding sequence ATGACCACGACCACCACCGCCGCCATGCGCACCGCCCGCACCGCCGCCCGGGTCGTCGACGCCGTGAAGGTCTACGGCGTCGGCGACACCGAGGTCAGGGCCCTGGACGGGGTGAGCGTCGGCTTCCCCGCCGGTCGCTTCACCGCGATCATGGGCCCCTCGGGGTCCGGCAAGTCCACCCTCATGCACTGCGCCGCGGGGCTCGACACCCTCACCTCCGGCGCCGCGTTCATCGGCGACACCGACCTCTCCGCCCTCGACGACCGGCGGCTGACGTTGCTGCGACGCGAGCGGATCGGCTTCGTCTTCCAGGCCTTCAACCTGCTGCCGACCCTCACCGTCGCCGAGAACATCACCCTGCCCCTGGACCTCGCCGGAACCACCCCCGACCGGGCAAGGCTCGACACGCTGATCGACACCGTCGGCCTGCGCGACCGGCTCCACCACCGGCCGAGCCAGCTCTCCGGCGGCCAGCAGCAACGCGTCGCCGTCGCCCGCGCCTTCGCCGGCGACCCCGACGTCGTCTTCGCCGACGAACCCACCGGCAACCTCGACTCGCGCTCCGGCGAGGAGGTGCTGCGGCTCCTCGGCCGGACCGTACGCCAGACCGGCCGTACGGTCGTCATGGTCACCCACGACCCGGTAGCCGCCGCCCACGCGGACGAGGTGGTCTTCCTCGCCGACGGCCGCCTCGTCGACCGTATGACGGAGCCGACCGCCGAGCGTGTCCTCGACCGCCTGAAGGCGTTCGACGCCAGGTCCACCACACGGGGGTCGGGCGCCAGGTCCACCACCCAGGGGACGGTGACGTCATGA
- a CDS encoding ROK family protein → MNGKATTTKTRLDRGRGALGPALELVHTGRAPTRAVLTAELGVTRATAGAVAAELEALGLIRVDSNPGAAAGSQGRPSHRLAVDDKGPVALAAQVHADGFRAALVGLGGTIVATAPGCVTVSADPAQVLGAVVDAGAALLEESGRRCVGAGLAAPSAVAEPEGTALNPLHLAWPAGAQVREIFAERVRAAGIEGPAFTGNDVNLAALAEHRHGAGRGANDLLCVATGHRGVGGALVLDGRLHTGSSGLALEVGHLTVNPEGRPCHCGSRGCLDVETDPLAFLTVAGRAPGPEVSLLQQSRDLLRTSPDDPGVRAATAELIDRLGLGLAGLVNILNPDRIILGGLHRELLDADPDRLRAVVADRSLWGRSGGVPILACTLDHNSLVGAAELAWQPVLDDPLAALGRPVA, encoded by the coding sequence ATGAACGGCAAGGCGACGACGACCAAGACACGGCTGGACAGGGGGCGCGGCGCGCTCGGGCCCGCACTGGAACTGGTGCACACGGGCCGCGCGCCGACCCGTGCCGTGCTCACGGCCGAACTCGGCGTCACCCGCGCCACCGCCGGTGCCGTCGCCGCCGAACTGGAGGCGCTCGGCCTCATCCGAGTGGACTCCAACCCCGGCGCCGCCGCCGGATCCCAGGGACGTCCCTCGCACCGCCTCGCCGTCGACGACAAGGGCCCGGTGGCCCTCGCGGCACAGGTCCACGCCGACGGCTTCCGCGCCGCGCTCGTCGGCCTCGGCGGCACCATCGTGGCCACCGCGCCCGGCTGCGTCACCGTCTCCGCCGACCCTGCCCAGGTCCTCGGCGCCGTCGTCGACGCCGGCGCCGCCCTGCTGGAGGAGAGCGGCCGCCGCTGTGTCGGCGCGGGTCTTGCCGCGCCGTCCGCCGTCGCCGAGCCCGAGGGCACCGCCCTCAACCCGCTGCACCTGGCCTGGCCGGCCGGTGCGCAGGTACGGGAGATCTTCGCGGAACGCGTCCGCGCCGCCGGCATCGAGGGCCCGGCCTTCACCGGCAACGATGTCAACCTCGCCGCCCTCGCCGAGCACCGCCACGGCGCGGGCCGTGGCGCCAATGACCTTCTCTGCGTCGCCACCGGCCACCGGGGCGTCGGCGGCGCGCTCGTCCTCGACGGCCGCCTGCACACCGGGAGTTCGGGCCTCGCTCTCGAGGTCGGACACCTCACGGTGAACCCCGAGGGGCGCCCGTGCCACTGCGGCAGCCGCGGCTGCCTCGACGTCGAGACCGACCCGCTCGCCTTCCTCACCGTCGCCGGACGCGCCCCCGGACCCGAGGTCTCGCTGCTCCAGCAGTCGCGCGACCTGCTGCGCACCAGCCCCGACGACCCTGGCGTACGGGCCGCGACGGCGGAGCTGATCGACCGTCTGGGGCTTGGCCTCGCCGGCCTGGTGAACATTCTGAACCCGGATCGGATCATCCTCGGCGGCCTGCACCGCGAGCTGCTGGACGCCGACCCCGACCGACTGCGCGCGGTCGTCGCGGACCGTAGCCTGTGGGGTCGCAGCGGCGGCGTGCCGATCCTCGCCTGCACACTCGACCACAACAGTCTGGTGGGCGCTGCGGAGTTGGCCTGGCAGCCGGTCCTCGACGACCCGCTGGCCGCTCTGGGCAGGCCGGTGGCGTGA
- a CDS encoding DeoR/GlpR family DNA-binding transcription regulator → MSDHQNLLAEQRRALILDEVRRRGGVRVNELTRRLNVSDMTVRRDLDALARQGVVEKVHGGAVPVVETSSHEPGFEAKSALELGAKEDIARAAARMVAPGSAIALSGGTTTFALAEQLLEVPDLTVVTNSVRVADVFHTAGYAGGESRPGAATVVLTGGVRTPSDALVGPVADQAIRSLHFDVLFLGVHGISVEAGLSTPNLAEAETNRRLMRSARRLVVVADHTKWGTVGLSSFARLDEVDTLVTDAGLSSQTRAEMAEQLPGLVVAGEDENEDDAV, encoded by the coding sequence GTGAGCGACCATCAGAATCTCCTCGCGGAGCAGCGGCGCGCCCTCATTCTGGACGAGGTGCGGCGGCGCGGCGGTGTACGGGTCAACGAGCTGACGCGGCGGCTCAATGTCTCCGACATGACGGTCCGCCGGGACCTGGACGCACTGGCCCGCCAGGGTGTCGTCGAGAAGGTGCACGGCGGCGCGGTGCCGGTGGTGGAGACGAGTTCGCACGAGCCGGGTTTCGAGGCCAAGTCCGCGCTGGAGCTGGGCGCGAAGGAGGACATCGCCCGGGCGGCGGCGCGGATGGTCGCGCCCGGTTCGGCGATCGCGCTGTCGGGCGGTACGACGACCTTCGCCCTGGCGGAGCAGCTCCTCGAGGTGCCGGATCTGACGGTGGTGACCAATTCGGTACGGGTCGCCGACGTCTTCCACACGGCGGGTTACGCGGGCGGCGAGTCGCGGCCCGGTGCGGCGACCGTGGTGCTCACGGGCGGCGTACGGACCCCGTCGGACGCGCTGGTGGGGCCGGTGGCCGACCAGGCGATCCGTTCGCTCCACTTCGACGTGCTGTTCCTCGGGGTGCACGGCATCTCGGTGGAGGCGGGGCTCTCCACGCCGAACCTCGCGGAGGCGGAGACGAACCGGCGTCTGATGCGCTCGGCACGCCGGCTGGTGGTGGTCGCGGACCACACCAAGTGGGGGACGGTGGGCCTGAGTTCGTTCGCCCGGCTCGACGAGGTGGACACGCTGGTGACGGACGCGGGTCTGTCGTCGCAGACCCGGGCGGAGATGGCGGAACAGCTGCCGGGTCTGGTGGTGGCGGGCGAGGACGAGAACGAGGACGACGCGGTGTGA
- a CDS encoding SHOCT domain-containing protein codes for MNTLAHAGPGPWVLFVPLVWAAVILTVVTVLRRAGRLRGRRGPGPRPAYDEQSPIALLGHRFAAGEIDEDEYWRRLTVLEEQFGRTAGPKGRAA; via the coding sequence ATGAACACACTCGCCCACGCGGGCCCCGGCCCTTGGGTCCTGTTCGTCCCGCTCGTCTGGGCGGCCGTGATCCTGACCGTGGTCACGGTCCTGCGCCGCGCCGGACGGCTGCGCGGCCGTCGAGGTCCCGGACCGCGCCCGGCCTACGACGAGCAGTCCCCGATCGCGCTCCTCGGCCACCGTTTCGCGGCCGGTGAGATCGACGAGGACGAGTACTGGCGGCGGCTGACCGTCCTGGAGGAGCAGTTCGGTCGTACTGCGGGACCCAAGGGGCGTGCGGCATGA
- a CDS encoding ATP-binding protein produces the protein MISEPSRHCTVELQALPSRIGQVRRIVSAHLRYWHLDALIDHAALGVTELLTNVHRHAQPDKRCTVEIELLLDRLMVSVHDHDPRIPDFAGRTGVLGAQELVGIDELATSGRGLAIIEAVSESWGIRPHGETGKVVWFTLSAPTPTVAVPSRSHAVHGATTDGPFVDHTRFPGAHGTGVEGVPFGSPTEPARAPTVARSVLTS, from the coding sequence GTGATCAGCGAGCCAAGCAGGCACTGCACGGTGGAGCTCCAGGCCCTGCCGTCGCGGATCGGTCAGGTCCGCAGAATCGTATCGGCGCATCTGCGCTACTGGCATCTCGATGCGTTGATCGACCATGCGGCGCTCGGTGTCACCGAGCTGCTGACCAATGTTCACCGGCATGCCCAGCCGGACAAGAGGTGCACCGTCGAGATCGAGCTGCTGCTCGACCGACTCATGGTCTCGGTCCATGACCACGACCCGCGGATACCGGATTTCGCCGGCAGGACGGGAGTCCTGGGGGCCCAGGAACTCGTCGGGATCGACGAGTTGGCCACGTCGGGCCGCGGTCTGGCCATCATCGAGGCGGTCAGCGAGAGCTGGGGCATCCGCCCGCACGGCGAGACGGGGAAGGTCGTGTGGTTCACCCTCTCCGCGCCGACCCCCACGGTGGCCGTCCCCTCCCGCTCGCACGCCGTCCACGGCGCGACGACCGACGGCCCCTTCGTCGACCACACCCGCTTCCCCGGTGCACATGGCACGGGAGTTGAGGGTGTGCCCTTCGGGTCCCCGACGGAGCCCGCCCGTGCCCCGACGGTCGCCCGCTCGGTCCTCACGAGCTGA
- a CDS encoding PLP-dependent cysteine synthase family protein has protein sequence MSTTENTVSGSAPQAAATIDIDRSDPAYRAWLKDAVRKVQADANRSADTHLLRFPLPEKWGIDLYLKDESTHPTGSLKHRLARSLFLYGLCNGWIRPGKPVIEASSGSTAVSEAYFAKLIGVPFIAVMPRTTSPEKCRLIEFHGGQCHFVDDSRKMYEESVALAERTGGHYMDQFTYAERATDWRGNNNIAESMYQQLRLERYPEPAWIVATAGTGGTSATIARYVHYMQHDTRICVADPENSCFFDGWTNNDPLATSDCGSRIEGIGRPRMEPSFVPGAVDRMMKVPDAASVAAVRALEAAIGRKAGGSTGTGLWSALKIVAEMVEHGRTGSVVTLICDPGDRYLDKYYSDAWLADQGLDIAPYAAAIDRFLETGSWPE, from the coding sequence ATGAGCACCACGGAGAACACGGTGTCGGGCAGCGCGCCACAGGCCGCGGCCACCATCGACATCGACCGCAGCGACCCGGCGTACCGCGCCTGGCTGAAGGACGCCGTCCGCAAGGTCCAGGCCGACGCCAATCGCTCCGCCGACACCCACCTGCTGCGCTTCCCGCTCCCGGAGAAGTGGGGCATCGACCTCTACCTCAAGGACGAGTCGACCCACCCCACCGGCAGCCTGAAGCACCGTCTCGCCCGCTCCCTCTTCCTCTACGGCCTCTGCAACGGCTGGATCCGGCCCGGCAAGCCCGTCATCGAGGCGTCCAGCGGCTCGACGGCCGTCTCCGAGGCGTACTTCGCCAAGCTGATCGGGGTGCCCTTCATCGCCGTGATGCCCCGCACCACCAGCCCGGAGAAGTGCCGCCTGATCGAGTTCCACGGCGGCCAGTGCCACTTCGTGGACGACTCGCGCAAGATGTACGAGGAGTCCGTGGCCCTCGCCGAGCGGACCGGCGGGCACTACATGGACCAGTTCACCTACGCCGAGCGGGCCACCGACTGGCGGGGCAACAACAACATCGCCGAATCGATGTACCAGCAGCTGAGGCTGGAGCGGTACCCCGAACCCGCCTGGATCGTCGCCACCGCGGGCACCGGCGGCACCTCGGCGACCATCGCGCGCTATGTGCACTACATGCAGCACGACACCCGTATCTGCGTCGCCGACCCCGAGAACTCCTGCTTCTTCGACGGCTGGACGAACAACGACCCGCTCGCGACCTCCGACTGCGGTTCGCGCATCGAGGGCATCGGCAGGCCGCGTATGGAGCCGAGCTTCGTGCCGGGCGCCGTCGACCGGATGATGAAGGTCCCGGACGCGGCCAGCGTCGCCGCCGTCCGCGCCCTGGAGGCCGCGATCGGCCGCAAGGCGGGCGGCTCCACCGGTACGGGACTGTGGAGCGCGCTGAAGATCGTCGCGGAGATGGTCGAGCACGGCCGTACCGGAAGCGTCGTGACCTTGATCTGCGACCCGGGCGACCGCTACCTCGACAAGTACTACTCCGACGCCTGGCTGGCCGACCAGGGCCTGGACATCGCGCCCTACGCCGCCGCTATCGACCGGTTCCTGGAGACGGGTTCCTGGCCGGAGTGA
- a CDS encoding ABC transporter permease translates to MNAARASLKISLSALRAHKRRLVGTFTAILLGVAFLTGTLVMGDTLRHSFDSLFGNASSGTDAVVRSTSVVTVEGESQGTRSPVDASLADTIAKVPVVAAAVPRIEGAGQLVASDGEPIGGQGPPTLAGNWIDDAELNPYALAEGRAPEKSGEVVVNRGAAKTGDLSIGDTTVLRTPDPVKVTVVGLATFGGEDGMAQVTYTGMTRADAEKYLTPKQGDAAGILVRAGPGTSQQELVDALAPVLPEGVEAITGEQSAAENTEMISGQFLTLFTTFLLVFSGVALLVSVFSIHNTFAIVVAQRTRENALLRALGASRRQVVGSTLVEAVAVGLVASVAGLLGGIGVAAGLQALFPAIGFPFPEGALVISGLSMVLPFAVGLLVCVGSALLPAVKAGRTAPLAALRETAVDESGASRVRVLAGSALLLAAVAVVLTGVLATPSLWLASAGAVLALAAFVVLGPVASSSAVRVLGGALRGANRGLARRNALRSPKRTAATATALMIGVAVVSLFTVFGASLKATMDQTVSRSFAGDVAVSTPSFGAGGSGLSPRLAPAIAALPEVETAVGLGQGVAEIDGEGRALTVTEPAALARSFDLGEVQGSLNGLGTDGLAVADTEAAKSGLKPGDTTELAFTDGSRHTFTVRAVYQQSELAGDYVVSREAWAPHRAQDSDTLVAVTFKDGVSADAGKAAVEDVAEQYGNPEVQTRDEYAASSASGIDMMLTLVYALLALAVLIALLGIANTLTLAVHERTRELGLLRAVGQTRAQLKAMVRWESVLVAAFGTVGGLVLGGFLGWVLVTASDGASDSAFAFAVPPLQLALVALVGLTAGAVAAWRPARRAAGLDVLRAIATE, encoded by the coding sequence ATGAACGCCGCGCGAGCCTCGCTGAAGATCAGCCTCTCCGCACTTCGCGCCCACAAACGGCGCCTCGTCGGCACCTTCACCGCCATTCTGCTCGGCGTCGCCTTCCTCACCGGAACCCTCGTCATGGGCGACACCCTGCGCCACAGCTTCGACTCGCTGTTCGGCAACGCGAGCAGCGGCACGGACGCCGTCGTCCGCAGTACGAGCGTGGTCACCGTCGAGGGCGAGAGCCAGGGCACCCGCAGCCCCGTCGACGCGTCCCTCGCCGACACGATCGCCAAGGTGCCCGTCGTCGCCGCGGCCGTCCCCCGGATCGAAGGCGCCGGTCAGCTCGTCGCCTCCGACGGCGAACCCATCGGCGGCCAGGGCCCGCCCACCCTCGCCGGCAACTGGATCGACGACGCGGAACTCAACCCGTACGCCCTGGCCGAGGGCCGCGCTCCGGAGAAGTCCGGCGAGGTCGTCGTCAACCGCGGCGCCGCGAAGACGGGCGACCTGTCCATCGGCGACACCACGGTCCTGCGTACCCCCGACCCGGTGAAGGTCACCGTCGTCGGACTCGCCACCTTCGGCGGCGAGGACGGCATGGCCCAGGTGACTTACACCGGGATGACCCGCGCCGACGCCGAGAAGTACCTCACGCCGAAGCAGGGCGACGCGGCGGGCATCCTCGTACGTGCCGGCCCCGGCACCTCGCAGCAGGAACTGGTCGACGCGCTGGCGCCCGTGCTCCCCGAGGGCGTCGAGGCGATCACCGGAGAGCAGTCCGCCGCGGAGAACACCGAGATGATCTCCGGGCAGTTCCTGACCCTCTTCACCACCTTCCTGCTGGTGTTCAGCGGGGTGGCGCTGCTCGTCTCCGTCTTCTCGATCCACAACACCTTCGCCATCGTGGTCGCCCAGCGCACCCGCGAGAACGCGCTTCTCCGCGCGCTCGGCGCCTCCCGCCGGCAGGTCGTCGGCTCGACACTCGTCGAGGCCGTGGCGGTCGGTCTGGTGGCCTCCGTCGCCGGGCTCCTCGGAGGCATCGGCGTGGCGGCCGGGCTGCAGGCGCTCTTCCCGGCGATCGGCTTCCCGTTCCCCGAGGGCGCCCTGGTGATCAGCGGCCTGTCGATGGTGCTGCCCTTCGCCGTCGGACTCCTCGTCTGCGTCGGCTCGGCGCTGCTGCCGGCCGTCAAGGCGGGGCGCACGGCTCCGCTCGCCGCGCTGCGCGAGACCGCGGTGGACGAGTCGGGTGCCTCGCGGGTGCGCGTCCTGGCCGGCTCCGCACTGCTGCTCGCCGCCGTCGCCGTCGTGCTCACGGGCGTTCTCGCCACCCCGTCGCTGTGGCTCGCCTCCGCAGGGGCGGTGCTCGCGCTCGCCGCGTTCGTCGTGCTCGGCCCGGTGGCGTCCTCGTCCGCGGTACGGGTCCTCGGCGGCGCGCTGCGCGGGGCGAACCGCGGGCTCGCGCGCCGCAACGCGCTGCGCAGCCCCAAGCGGACCGCCGCCACGGCCACCGCGCTGATGATCGGCGTCGCCGTGGTCTCGCTCTTCACGGTCTTCGGCGCCTCGCTGAAGGCGACGATGGACCAGACGGTCTCGCGCTCGTTCGCCGGTGACGTCGCCGTCAGCACACCGTCGTTCGGCGCCGGTGGCAGCGGGCTCAGCCCGCGGCTCGCCCCGGCGATCGCCGCGCTGCCCGAGGTGGAGACCGCCGTCGGCCTCGGCCAGGGCGTCGCGGAGATCGACGGCGAGGGGCGGGCCCTGACCGTCACCGAACCGGCCGCGCTGGCGCGCTCCTTCGACCTAGGAGAGGTACAGGGGTCGCTGAACGGCCTCGGCACCGACGGCCTCGCCGTCGCGGACACCGAGGCGGCCAAGTCCGGCCTGAAGCCGGGCGACACCACCGAGCTGGCCTTCACCGACGGCAGTCGGCACACCTTCACCGTCAGGGCCGTCTACCAGCAGTCCGAACTGGCCGGCGACTACGTCGTCAGCCGCGAGGCATGGGCCCCGCACCGCGCCCAGGACTCCGACACGCTCGTCGCCGTGACCTTCAAGGACGGCGTCTCCGCCGACGCGGGCAAGGCCGCGGTCGAGGACGTCGCCGAGCAGTACGGCAACCCGGAGGTGCAGACGCGCGACGAGTACGCCGCCTCCTCGGCGAGCGGCATCGACATGATGCTCACGCTGGTCTACGCGCTGCTCGCACTGGCCGTACTGATCGCCCTGCTCGGCATCGCCAACACGCTCACCCTCGCGGTCCACGAGCGCACCCGCGAACTCGGCCTCCTGCGCGCTGTCGGCCAGACCCGGGCGCAGCTGAAGGCGATGGTCCGCTGGGAGTCCGTCCTTGTCGCGGCCTTCGGCACGGTCGGCGGACTCGTACTGGGCGGCTTCCTCGGCTGGGTGCTGGTCACGGCGTCCGACGGGGCGAGCGACAGCGCGTTCGCCTTCGCCGTACCGCCGTTGCAGCTCGCCCTCGTGGCGCTGGTCGGCCTGACGGCGGGCGCCGTGGCCGCCTGGCGCCCGGCCCGACGGGCGGCCGGGCTGGACGTCCTGCGGGCGATCGCGACGGAATGA
- a CDS encoding DUF4865 family protein, translated as MDAMQYEITLPADYDMGIIRDRVATRGHLLDDFPGLGLKAYLIREREDGSPVNHYAPFYLWTTPEGMNSFLWGPGFQGIVNDFGRPVVQHWTGLAYEEGPAAGQASRTATRRRLSVPMGIAPAEAVAEARARHAREAREDGVVASALAIDPRHWELLHFTLWAEEPAASTPGSGSDFAAYERFQVLHVSAPERAGLAAQPTGTSVR; from the coding sequence ATGGATGCCATGCAGTACGAGATCACCCTGCCCGCCGACTACGACATGGGGATCATCCGCGACCGGGTCGCGACGAGGGGGCATCTCCTCGACGACTTCCCCGGTCTCGGCCTCAAGGCGTATCTGATCAGGGAACGCGAGGACGGCTCGCCGGTGAACCACTACGCGCCGTTCTACCTCTGGACCACACCGGAAGGGATGAACTCGTTCCTTTGGGGCCCCGGATTCCAGGGGATCGTGAACGACTTCGGCCGGCCGGTGGTGCAGCACTGGACGGGTCTCGCCTACGAGGAGGGGCCGGCGGCCGGCCAGGCGTCACGGACGGCGACGCGCCGCAGGCTTTCCGTACCGATGGGCATCGCTCCGGCGGAGGCCGTGGCGGAGGCGCGCGCCCGCCACGCACGCGAGGCCCGTGAGGACGGCGTGGTGGCGAGCGCGCTCGCGATCGATCCCCGGCACTGGGAGCTGCTGCACTTCACCCTGTGGGCGGAGGAACCTGCGGCTTCGACCCCGGGCTCCGGCTCCGACTTCGCCGCGTACGAGCGTTTCCAGGTGCTGCACGTGTCTGCGCCGGAGCGGGCGGGCCTGGCGGCTCAGCCCACCGGGACGAGCGTCAGATAG
- a CDS encoding class I SAM-dependent methyltransferase, producing MTDNDLPPRLGSLTFHGPLSEARATRMIERLAADSPATVLDIGCGWGELLMRVLEAAPGSTGVGIDINAEDLARGRVLAKERGLADRVEFVEESALGTTRGPVDAILCLGSSQALCDPDQPHDPAAALRELRRLVRPGGRVVLGEGFWQRTPTDEELAGMWPGAHAGEHFLLGPLVDLAIEAGFRPAWIETAGADEWEEFESGYRNDTELWLAAHPDHPLAAETRERADRQRSTWLNGYRRVLGMAYLTLVPVG from the coding sequence ATGACCGATAACGATCTTCCTCCGCGTCTCGGCAGCCTGACCTTCCACGGGCCGCTCTCCGAGGCCCGCGCCACCCGCATGATCGAGCGGCTCGCCGCCGATTCGCCCGCCACCGTGCTCGACATCGGGTGCGGCTGGGGTGAGTTGCTGATGCGCGTCCTGGAGGCCGCGCCCGGATCGACCGGCGTCGGCATCGACATCAACGCCGAGGACCTGGCCCGGGGCCGGGTCCTCGCCAAGGAGCGCGGACTCGCGGACCGGGTCGAGTTCGTGGAGGAGTCGGCGCTCGGCACCACTCGCGGGCCGGTCGACGCGATCCTCTGCCTCGGTTCCAGCCAGGCCCTCTGCGACCCCGATCAGCCCCACGACCCGGCCGCCGCCCTGCGTGAACTGCGGCGCCTGGTACGGCCCGGCGGCCGAGTCGTCCTCGGCGAGGGCTTCTGGCAGCGCACGCCGACGGACGAGGAGCTCGCCGGGATGTGGCCCGGCGCGCACGCCGGGGAGCACTTCCTGCTCGGACCGCTCGTCGACCTGGCGATCGAGGCCGGCTTCCGCCCCGCGTGGATCGAGACGGCCGGCGCCGACGAGTGGGAGGAGTTCGAGTCCGGCTACCGCAACGACACCGAGCTCTGGCTGGCCGCCCACCCCGACCACCCGCTCGCCGCCGAGACCCGCGAACGGGCCGACCGCCAGCGTTCCACCTGGCTCAACGGCTACCGCCGCGTCCTCGGCATGGCCTATCTGACGCTCGTCCCGGTGGGCTGA
- a CDS encoding SRPBCC family protein, which produces MARRLTPVELDFATSAPVRLVFTAEVAAPPSAVHRSLAVELGSMPAWFAAVTSATPTSDGAGRTVRLRGGIVFHETIMADEPDTRYAYRIDETNAPGVSAMLEDWTLSPAGPGTQVRWTMAVDGPRPCLFAMRLARPGVGKSFRDAMRSLDRRLTPARNPSPGTGR; this is translated from the coding sequence ATGGCACGCCGACTCACGCCCGTGGAGCTCGACTTCGCCACGTCCGCGCCCGTCCGTCTGGTGTTCACGGCGGAGGTGGCGGCCCCGCCGTCCGCCGTACACCGCTCGCTGGCGGTGGAGTTGGGCAGCATGCCCGCCTGGTTCGCGGCGGTGACCTCGGCGACCCCGACCTCCGACGGCGCCGGCCGTACGGTTCGGCTGCGGGGCGGGATCGTGTTCCACGAGACGATCATGGCCGACGAACCGGACACCCGCTACGCCTACCGGATCGACGAGACCAACGCACCGGGCGTCAGCGCCATGCTGGAGGATTGGACCCTCTCCCCCGCCGGCCCCGGCACCCAGGTTCGCTGGACGATGGCCGTCGACGGCCCCCGGCCCTGCCTCTTCGCCATGCGCCTCGCCCGCCCTGGCGTCGGGAAGTCCTTCCGCGACGCGATGCGCAGCCTGGACCGGCGGCTCACTCCGGCCAGGAACCCGTCTCCAGGAACCGGTCGATAG
- a CDS encoding SRPBCC family protein — protein sequence MSRFRVERSSALPVEEVWRRLTDFRAHGRLVPLTRTRLLSPGPMGAGTRFVARTGIGRLAFDDPMEVVRWEPPAAGRPGTCLLEKRGRVVLGRAVIEVYGTQGGGSRAVWVEELRVRGVPGVLDPVLARAGRRLFGRAMDGLLGM from the coding sequence GTGAGCCGCTTCCGCGTCGAGCGCTCCTCGGCCCTGCCGGTCGAGGAGGTGTGGCGGCGCCTCACCGACTTCCGCGCGCACGGCCGTCTGGTGCCGCTGACCCGGACGCGGCTGCTCTCCCCCGGGCCCATGGGCGCGGGAACGCGGTTCGTGGCCCGTACGGGCATCGGACGGCTCGCCTTCGACGATCCGATGGAGGTCGTGCGCTGGGAGCCCCCGGCGGCCGGGCGGCCCGGCACGTGCCTGCTGGAGAAGCGGGGCAGGGTGGTGCTCGGGCGGGCCGTGATCGAGGTGTACGGGACGCAGGGCGGCGGCTCCCGCGCGGTGTGGGTGGAGGAGCTTCGCGTACGCGGCGTGCCGGGCGTCCTCGATCCCGTACTGGCCCGCGCCGGGCGGAGGTTGTTCGGACGGGCGATGGACGGACTGCTGGGCATGTGA